Proteins encoded together in one Acanthochromis polyacanthus isolate Apoly-LR-REF ecotype Palm Island chromosome 12, KAUST_Apoly_ChrSc, whole genome shotgun sequence window:
- the LOC110948253 gene encoding FXYD domain-containing ion transport regulator 3-like, protein MSKFCALVFMTFVSLVFAEEQNPEDDPFTFDYHRLRVGGLILAAVLCLIGITILLSGHCRCKFNQDKRRRTGSSAQQMLSDQGRACDC, encoded by the exons ATGTCAAAGTTCTGTGCTTTGGTGTTTATGACAT TCGTGTCTCTGGTGTTTGCAGAAGAACAGAACC CTGAAGATGACCCCTTCACCTTCG ATTATCACAGACTGCGTGTTGGAGGCCTCATCCTAGCTGCTGTCCTGTGTCTCATTGGCATCACCATCCTGCTCA gTGGACACTGCAGGTGCAAGTTCAACCAGGACAAGAG gaggaggacaggaagcAGTGCTCAGCAGATGCTCTCTGACCAAG GTCGAGCCTGCGACTGCTAG